A genome region from Akkermansiaceae bacterium includes the following:
- a CDS encoding O-antigen ligase family protein: MEFVLAVFFLLFYFLRPQDWMPGLIGLTLIKPIIAVWLGVLLANRSLASPLPGVLRTPHDWVMLTYLVYVVFTAPNSMSSLTGFLPLVAFYALTVQSLNSWQRLLSYLRWWTIALVILALMAVLIPYGIDITGGKGYTERFVGRLSLGTWLHNNPNALAHSAVVAIPVSYLLFFWRGTSLGKWLLFPLCAGLAYWCVYQTESKGAFLVGGIILVSVFVIGRPKYVQIGALVVALTLGVGALNFLPRMSQMGDLSSDEGVQGRLLAWDMARGISKTRATGAGWQEFVALIDWKEGNTTIHDIPKATHSSYVQVGADLGRYGLLIYVAGLWCALHTLLRFRPADDDQDRCRRILGVLLLATAVSGWMINRQYHAEYFLLIAAVAALHRLRKGEELAKETPDPSPEADVANLSGGLPPLRVASAQTPAFSTRKDDAEAPEKPFWNRLGVIDVVACIALTSLVFWVWDYILINI, encoded by the coding sequence ATGGAATTTGTTCTCGCCGTTTTTTTCCTGCTTTTCTACTTCCTGCGTCCGCAGGACTGGATGCCGGGACTCATCGGCTTGACCCTCATCAAGCCCATCATCGCGGTTTGGCTCGGCGTCCTGCTTGCCAACCGCTCCCTCGCCTCGCCGCTCCCGGGGGTGCTGAGAACCCCTCATGACTGGGTCATGCTCACATACCTTGTGTATGTGGTTTTCACTGCGCCGAACTCGATGTCATCTCTGACAGGATTCCTGCCTTTGGTCGCCTTTTATGCCCTCACCGTGCAATCCCTCAATTCCTGGCAGCGGCTGCTTTCATATCTCAGGTGGTGGACGATCGCGCTGGTGATCCTGGCTCTGATGGCTGTCCTGATCCCGTATGGGATCGATATCACCGGAGGAAAGGGTTACACGGAGCGGTTCGTGGGGCGGCTTTCCCTTGGAACCTGGCTGCACAACAACCCGAACGCCCTCGCACACTCCGCCGTGGTGGCCATCCCGGTCTCTTACCTGCTGTTCTTCTGGCGTGGAACCTCCCTCGGCAAGTGGCTGCTTTTCCCCTTGTGCGCGGGATTGGCCTACTGGTGCGTCTACCAGACCGAATCCAAAGGAGCCTTCCTGGTCGGAGGTATCATCTTGGTCAGCGTATTCGTGATAGGCAGGCCGAAATACGTCCAGATCGGTGCCTTGGTGGTGGCGCTCACGCTGGGGGTCGGGGCTCTCAATTTCCTGCCCCGGATGTCGCAGATGGGAGATCTCAGTTCGGACGAGGGGGTGCAGGGGCGGCTTCTGGCATGGGATATGGCAAGGGGCATCAGCAAGACGCGGGCAACCGGGGCCGGCTGGCAGGAATTCGTAGCCCTGATCGACTGGAAGGAAGGGAATACCACCATCCATGACATCCCGAAAGCAACGCATTCGAGCTACGTGCAGGTTGGCGCAGACCTTGGGCGCTACGGACTGCTAATCTATGTGGCCGGCCTCTGGTGTGCGCTACACACCCTGCTCAGGTTCCGGCCGGCGGACGACGATCAGGACAGGTGCAGGAGGATTCTCGGGGTGCTGCTGCTTGCCACCGCTGTCTCCGGGTGGATGATAAACCGGCAATACCATGCCGAGTATTTCCTGCTGATAGCTGCCGTTGCGGCTCTCCACAGGTTGCGCAAAGGCGAGGAATTGGCCAAGGAAACACCGGATCCCAGCCCGGAAGCGGACGTGGCGAACCTTTCCGGGGGCTTGCCGCCTTTGCGGGTGGCGAGTGCGCAAACCCCCGCATTCAGCACGCGGAAAGACGATGCGGAAGCGCCCGAAAAACCCTTCTGGAACAGGCTGGGAGTGATCGATGTGGTGGCCTGCATAGCCCTGACCTCGCTGGTCTTCTGGGTATGGGACTACATCCTGATCAATATCTGA